Proteins found in one Flavobacterium channae genomic segment:
- a CDS encoding PG1828 family lipoprotein produces MKKVILSLVFATTMFVSCKENTPETTETTDSTAVETPVVEEAPVADSTAVAVDSAVAKSQETAKVKLQRIDEVVK; encoded by the coding sequence ATGAAAAAAGTTATTTTAAGCTTAGTATTTGCTACTACTATGTTTGTTTCTTGCAAAGAAAACACACCTGAGACTACTGAAACTACAGATTCAACTGCTGTTGAAACTCCTGTTGTTGAAGAAGCTCCTGTTGCAGACTCTACTGCAGTTGCTGTTGATTCTGCAGTTGCAAAATCACAAGAAACTGCTAAAGTAAAACTTCAAAGAATTGACGAAGTAGTAAAATAA
- a CDS encoding YegP family protein produces the protein MGTFVISKRLNGNYKYEFVSRRGKTIFTSNDFELRFECEEEIEKLKVSLERCVFMRFRSSGGKFFFRLILDEHEIAVSRRYTTQLLLQKGIDEIVKYADKAEFLDFSSAEDIFGPIE, from the coding sequence ATGGGGACATTTGTAATCAGTAAACGCCTTAATGGGAATTATAAATATGAGTTCGTCTCTAGAAGAGGTAAAACAATATTTACAAGTAATGATTTTGAATTGCGTTTTGAGTGCGAGGAAGAAATTGAAAAACTGAAAGTTTCTTTAGAGCGATGTGTTTTTATGCGCTTTAGATCTTCTGGAGGAAAGTTTTTCTTTCGATTGATATTAGATGAGCATGAAATTGCTGTAAGTAGACGATATACAACACAATTGCTTTTGCAAAAAGGAATTGATGAAATTGTAAAATATGCCGATAAGGCGGAATTCTTAGACTTTTCTTCTGCAGAAGACATATTTGGTCCGATAGAATAA
- the mutS gene encoding DNA mismatch repair protein MutS, translated as MKQYNEIKNKYPDACLLFRVGDFYETFGEDAVRAAGILGITLTKRGAGSDSETALAGFPHHSLNTYLPKLVKAGLRVAICDQLEDPKMTKTIVKRGVTELVTPGVSMNDEVLQSKSNNFLASVHFGKKIVGVSFLDVSTGEFLVSQGNEEYIDKLLQNFRPSEILIPKQFKNQFNSIFGEDFHTFFLEDWVYKEDYALESLTKHFQTNSLKGFGVEELTDGLIASGAVLYYLSETQHNKIQHITNIQRIAEDAYVWMDKFTIRNLELYHSYNPNAVTLLDVIDKTLSPMGARLLKRWLALPLKDISKIRSRHEVISYLKSNPEILNQIQYQIKQISDLERLISKVATGKISPREVNFLKDSLDAIIPIKTLALESNNEALRVIGDSLHACELLREKIKATIQEDAPVSVNKGNAIAVGVHPELDELRNISSTGKGYLEALEQRESAATGIPSLKVSFNNVFGYYIEVRNTHKDKVPAEWIRKQTLVNAERYITEELKEYESKILGAEEKIHQLETQLFEQLINWIATYIKHVQLNANLIAQLDCLTSFTQLAIDNKYVCPELDDSFDLEIKDGRHPVIEKQLPVGVPYITNDVYLDRETQQIIMITGPNMSGKSAILRQTALIVLMAQMGSFVPAESVRMGVVDKIFTRVGASDNISMGESTFMVEMNETASILNNISERSLVLLDEIGRGTSTYDGISIAWAISEYLHEHPNKPKTLFATHYHELNEMEVTFDRIQNFNVSVKELKDTVLFIRKLVKGGSAHSFGIHVAKMAGMPQIVIQKAQKLLKQLEKRHSSEELAGIKSASDELQLSFFNLDDPLLEEIKEEIVNIDINTLTPVEALMKLNEIKRMLVKK; from the coding sequence ATGAAACAATATAACGAAATTAAAAATAAGTATCCAGATGCTTGTTTGCTGTTTCGCGTAGGGGATTTTTATGAGACTTTTGGAGAAGATGCAGTTCGTGCTGCAGGAATTTTAGGAATTACTTTAACCAAGCGTGGAGCAGGAAGTGATAGCGAAACTGCGTTAGCGGGTTTTCCACACCATTCATTAAATACCTATTTGCCTAAATTAGTTAAAGCAGGACTTCGTGTTGCAATTTGCGATCAATTAGAAGATCCAAAAATGACAAAAACGATTGTAAAACGTGGTGTTACAGAATTAGTAACTCCTGGTGTTTCGATGAATGATGAGGTGTTGCAGTCGAAATCGAATAACTTTTTGGCTTCTGTTCATTTTGGGAAGAAAATAGTAGGGGTTTCGTTTTTAGATGTTTCCACCGGAGAGTTTTTGGTATCGCAAGGAAACGAAGAGTATATTGATAAATTATTGCAAAATTTCCGCCCAAGTGAGATTTTAATACCAAAACAATTTAAAAACCAATTCAATTCTATTTTCGGAGAGGATTTTCATACTTTCTTTTTAGAAGATTGGGTGTATAAAGAAGATTATGCTTTGGAGAGTTTAACCAAGCATTTTCAAACCAATTCGCTCAAAGGTTTTGGAGTGGAGGAATTAACAGATGGATTAATCGCTTCAGGTGCTGTTTTATATTATTTATCCGAAACGCAGCATAATAAAATTCAACATATCACCAATATCCAACGTATAGCTGAAGATGCTTATGTGTGGATGGATAAGTTTACCATCAGGAATTTAGAGTTATATCACAGTTATAACCCTAATGCGGTTACGCTTTTAGATGTAATTGATAAAACACTTTCACCAATGGGAGCGAGATTGTTAAAAAGATGGTTGGCGCTTCCGTTGAAAGATATTTCAAAAATTAGAAGTCGCCATGAAGTAATTTCGTATTTGAAATCGAATCCTGAAATATTAAATCAAATTCAATATCAAATCAAACAAATTTCAGATTTGGAACGTTTGATTTCAAAAGTTGCGACAGGTAAAATTTCGCCAAGAGAAGTAAATTTCTTGAAAGATTCATTAGATGCTATAATTCCAATTAAAACTTTGGCATTAGAAAGTAATAATGAAGCTTTACGAGTAATTGGTGATAGTTTGCATGCTTGCGAATTGTTACGCGAAAAGATTAAAGCAACTATTCAAGAAGATGCTCCAGTAAGTGTGAATAAAGGAAATGCAATAGCTGTTGGTGTTCATCCGGAATTAGATGAATTGCGAAATATTTCATCTACAGGAAAAGGGTATTTGGAAGCATTGGAACAAAGAGAAAGTGCTGCAACAGGAATTCCTTCCTTAAAAGTGTCTTTCAATAATGTTTTTGGGTATTATATAGAAGTTAGAAATACACATAAAGATAAAGTTCCGGCTGAATGGATTCGTAAACAAACTTTAGTTAATGCTGAACGATATATTACAGAAGAACTAAAAGAATACGAATCGAAAATCTTAGGTGCTGAAGAAAAAATCCATCAATTAGAAACCCAATTGTTTGAACAATTAATTAATTGGATAGCAACTTATATTAAGCACGTACAATTGAATGCCAATTTGATAGCGCAATTGGATTGTTTAACTTCTTTTACGCAATTAGCGATTGATAACAAATATGTTTGTCCAGAATTGGATGATAGTTTCGATTTAGAAATTAAAGATGGTCGTCATCCAGTAATTGAAAAGCAATTACCTGTTGGAGTACCTTATATTACGAATGATGTATATTTAGATAGAGAAACCCAACAAATCATTATGATTACGGGTCCGAATATGTCGGGTAAATCGGCTATTTTGCGTCAAACGGCTTTAATTGTATTAATGGCGCAAATGGGAAGTTTTGTTCCTGCAGAAAGCGTTAGAATGGGTGTTGTGGATAAAATCTTTACTAGAGTAGGAGCAAGTGATAATATTTCGATGGGAGAATCTACTTTTATGGTAGAAATGAATGAAACAGCTTCTATTTTGAACAATATTTCAGAAAGAAGTTTGGTTTTGCTAGATGAAATTGGAAGAGGAACTTCAACTTACGATGGAATTTCGATTGCTTGGGCAATTTCAGAATACTTGCATGAACATCCAAATAAGCCAAAAACGTTGTTTGCTACGCATTATCACGAGTTAAACGAAATGGAAGTTACGTTTGATAGAATTCAAAACTTTAATGTCTCGGTAAAGGAATTAAAAGATACGGTTTTATTCATTCGTAAATTGGTTAAAGGAGGAAGTGCGCATAGTTTTGGTATTCACGTAGCAAAAATGGCTGGAATGCCTCAAATTGTAATTCAAAAAGCACAAAAACTATTGAAACAACTAGAGAAAAGACATTCAAGTGAAGAATTGGCTGGAATAAAATCGGCTAGTGATGAATTGCAATTGAGTTTCTTCAATTTAGATGATCCGCTTTTAGAAGAAATTAAAGAAGAAATTGTAAATATCGACATCAATACATTAACGCCAGTTGAAGCTTTAATGAAGTTGAACGAAATAAAACGAATGTTGGTAAAAAAATAA